In Plasmodium falciparum 3D7 genome assembly, chromosome: 8, the following proteins share a genomic window:
- a CDS encoding prohibitin 1, putative, with the protein MERILSSIGKLSVVAGGLSLIPYTFIYDVDGGERCVMFNRFGGVSENTFGEGSHFYVPWFQTPYIYDIKMKPKVINTTTGTRDLQIVTISLRLLFRPHTQHLPYLHSTLGPDYDERVLPSIGNEVLKAVVAKYNAESLLTQRDKISKEIRESITARAKHFNILLDDVAITHLSYGKEFAKAIEDKQVAQQESERVKFIVAKTEQEKIAAVIKAQGEAEAAKLISSAVKEYGKSLIEIRKLEAAKEIAENLSKSKNVTYFPSNSNILLNPRDF; encoded by the coding sequence ATGGAAAGAATATTATCTTCTATAGGAAAATTAAGTGTTGTAGCAGGGGGGCTAAGTTTAATTccatatacatttatatatgatgtaGATGGAGGGGAAAGATGTGTAATGTTTAATCGTTTTGGAGGTGTGAGCGAAAATACATTTGGTGAGGGGAGTCATTTTTATGTGCCTTGGTTTCAAACACCAtacatatatgatataaaaatgaaaccTAAAGTAATAAATACCACAACAGGTACTCGTGATTTACAAATTGTAACAATAAGTTTGAGATTATTATTTAGACCTCATACACAACATTTACCATATTTACATAGTACCCTAGGACCTGATTATGATGAAAGAGTTTTACCTTCTATAGGAAATGAAGTACTTAAAGCTGTTGTGGCAAAATATAATGCAGAATCTTTATTAACGCAAAGAGATAAAATATCAAAAGAAATACGAGAAAGTATAACAGCAAGGGCCAAACattttaacattttattaGATGATGTAGCTATTACACATTTAAGTTATGGTAAAGAATTTGCTAAAGCTATCGAAGATAAACAAGTTGCTCAGCAAGAAAGTGAAAGAGTAAAATTTATAGTAGCCAAAACGGAACAAGAAAAAATTGCGGCTGTTATTAAAGCACAAGGTGAAGCAGAAGCAGCCAAATTAATTTCATCAGCTGTTAAAGAATACGGTAAAAGTTTAATAGAAATAAGGAAATTAGAAGCTGCTAAAGAAATTGCTGAAAATTTAAGTAAATCAAAAAATGTAACTTATTTTCCATCCAATTCGAATATTTTGTTAAATCCTAGggatttttaa
- a CDS encoding U6 snRNA-associated Sm-like protein LSm8, putative, which translates to MSSINIESYLENEILVITNDSRIFTGKLKGFDQTTNIILGNCHERIYKESMEKISLGVYIIRGDTVTLIGEIDEDVDKNILHQKIKPQMLKPIVH; encoded by the exons ATGAGTTCTATAAATATTGAGTCATACTTAGAAA ATGAAATATTAGTAATAACAAATGATAGCCGAATATTCACAGGAAAATTAAAAGGCTTCGACCAGACgacaaatataattttaggAAATTGTCATGAGCGAATATATAAAGAGTCAATGGAAAAAATAAGTTTGGGAGTGTATATAATTAGAGGAGATACagt AACCCTTATTGGAGAAATTGACGAAGatgttgataaaaatattttgcatcaaaaaattaaaccCCAAATGTTAAAGCCg aTTGTACACTAA
- a CDS encoding coiled-coil domain-containing protein 124, putative codes for MPQWGAGNTRAIEARMRKKLDKDKKQKELEEKKLEEYWRDDDKKVQAKIQRKMEAENKRQQKLDRKKELKALYGEEEKSIKSNKESKSTNKKVTQSEILQKLIEEKKKQLQEEKKKKENLNVHEMELEDNINHIHRNEQNNYDEYIYATGIDNVISALENVSFEKTKSVKAAYKKYEEENLPIVKEEHKGLKLSQYKQMLWKQFKKSAENPMNQKE; via the exons ATGCCTCAATGGGGTGCAGGTAATACGAGAGCTATAGAAGCTCGTATGAGGAAAAAATTAGATAAAGACAAGAAGCAAAAAGAATtagaggaaaaaaaattagaagaaTACTGGAgagatgatgataaaaaagtTCAAGCAAAAATACAAAGAAAg ATGGAGGCTGAAAATAAGAGGCAACAAAAATTGGATAGGAAGAAAGAATTAAAGGCTTTATATggagaagaagaaaaatccataaaatcaaataaagagagt AAATCTACAAATAAGAAGGTCACGCAATCTGAAATTCTTCAAAAATTAATTGAAGAGAAAAAGAAGCAACttcaagaagaaaaaaagaaaaag gaAAATTTAAATGTACATGAAATGGAATtagaagataatataaatcacATACACagaaatgaacaaaataattacgacgaatatatatatg cTACCGGAATTGATAATGTCATATCTGCTTTAGAAAATGTGTCCTTCGAAAAAACTAAAAGCGTCAAAGCT gcctataaaaaatatgaagaagaaaatttaCCCATTGTTAAAGAAGAACATAAGGGCTTGAAATTATCTCAGTATAAACAAATGTTATGGAAGCAG tttAAAAAATCAGCTGAAAACCCTATGAATCAAAAGGAATAA
- a CDS encoding prolyl 4-hydroxylase subunit alpha, putative, with product MDVKKTIIKCSSPREFTNLDNSKKNEELLKNGKEDFNVHLYDNEIKYSDDMQTIINKVINEKNIHFYKKYSSYLLYLSNEKQINDSEGDDSYTNDENTKVFFKIQLNPQDMSIIYNIVDKKTIEKILSLCANKYKRSKTSIGYSNEKQEQYKLTNSINRTSSTVFLYTLRSRSVIEENQIDEDSSIVYTKDENIIELENTICNLVKIPLCYLEPLAIVKYEKNNYFNLHHDGSFRRATLLIYLNDVDKDGETIFPCHNLSIKPIQGSGVFWYNNISIDDDYAITYCTNKINQITYEEQNNKYHHILDENNNSSVFRTDSAKVYYPSSYSNTQEQPTTYFHNSFQDASFIKNNTTTNNTHTNTNETSSQNTNSNHVLKKKKDLIIFLNDKNNLHKYSIDLVYDELGNTYIADMTMVHQANRVTEQYKYVINCFFNVNIVRNI from the coding sequence ATGGATGTAAAAAAAACGATAATAAAATGCTCGAGTCCACGAGAATTCACAAACCTGGATAATtcgaaaaaaaatgaagaacttttaaaaaatggtaAGGAGGATTTTAATGTTCACCTATATGATAAcgaaataaaatatagtgATGATATGCAGACAATAATTAACAAAGttataaatgaaaagaatatacatttttataaaaaatattcttcttatttattatatctaagTAATgagaaacaaataaatgataGTGAAGGGGACGATAGTTATACAAACGACGAAAATACAAaagtattttttaaaatacaaTTAAATCCACAGGATAtgagtataatatataatattgtagataaaaaaacaatcgaaaaaatattatccttatgtgcaaataaatataaaagaagtaAAACATCTATTGGATATTCAAATGAGAAACAGGAGCAATATAAATTGACGAATTCAATCAATCGTACAAGTTCTactgtatttttatatacattaagaAGTAGATCGGTAATTGAAGAAAATCAAATTGATGAAGATAGTTCTATAGTATATAcaaaagatgaaaatataatagaatTAGAAAATACAATTTGTAATTTGGTAAAAATACCTTTATGTTATTTAGAACCTTTAGCTATtgtaaaatatgaaaaaaataattatttcaaTTTACATCATGATGGATCATTTAGAAGAGCTacacttttaatatatttaaatgatgTTGATAAAGATGGAGAAACCATATTCCCTTGTCATAATTTATCCATTAAACCAATACAAGGTTCTGGTGTTTTCTGgtacaataatatatctatagaTGATGATTATGCCATTACATATTGtactaataaaataaatcaaataacATATGAAGagcaaaataataaatatcatcatatcttagatgaaaataataattcttctgTATTTCGTACGGACAGTGCAAAAGTATATTATCCATCATCTTATTCAAATACACAAGAACAACCTACAACCTATTTTCATAATTCTTTTCAAGATGCTTccttcataaaaaataatacaacaaCAAACAACACACATACCAATACAAATGAAACGTCTAGTCAAAACACAAACTCAAATCAtgttcttaaaaaaaaaaaagatctaATCATTTTcctaaatgataaaaataatttacacAAATATTCAATTGACCTAGTTTATGACGAACTAGGAAATACATACATCGCAGATATGACAATGGTACATCAAGCAAATAGGGTAACTGAACAGTACAAATATGTtattaattgtttttttaacGTAAATATagttagaaatatataa
- a CDS encoding early transcribed membrane protein 8, whose amino-acid sequence MKVFIFFAFVNFLFVLNLFSPCTCKKDYGKEWVKDKLSLVNLKLEKYDKKKKFALISGAAIGALALITLIGGIYMTKGRKSSIWHNSEINDTLYDVVLETVNQGNTDVKLAFQRGVKLDDAVPSEATFKKYLKQNIKDRNLNLTWQEERELYRMLPYIRFNVERLAVFLR is encoded by the coding sequence atgaaagtttttatttttttcgcttttgttaattttttgtttgttttgaATTTATTTTCCCCTTGTACGTGTAAAAAGGATTATGGGAAGGAATGGGTTAAGGATAAATTAAGTTTAGTAAATTTAAAATTAGagaaatatgataaaaaaaagaaatttgcTCTTATATCAGGAGCAGCTATAGGAGCCTTAGCATTAATAACACTTATAGGAGGTATTTATATGACTAAAGGAAGAAAAAGTTCCATATGGCATAATTCAGAAATAAATGATACACTTTATGATGTTGTTCTTGAAACAGTGAATCAAGGAAATACAGATGTAAAGTTGGCTTTTCAAAGAGGAGTAAAACTAGATGATGCTGTTCCTAGTGAGgcaacatttaaaaaatatttaaaacaaaatattaaagatcgaaatttaaatttaacaTGGCAAGAAGAACGGGAATTATATAGAATGCTTCCTTATATTCGCTTTAATGTCGAAAGACTAGCTGTATTTCTTAGATGA